In Fructilactobacillus cliffordii, a single genomic region encodes these proteins:
- the dnaG gene encoding DNA primase: protein MPKLPEEFVEKVRTSTNITDEVSKYVQLKKAGKNLFGLCPFHEERTPSFSVNEEKQIFHCFSCGRGGNVFTFLMDLKGMSFPEAVEAVAKDDGIELPTSITNAGVSLHQQKQQPLIEAHQAATQLYHHILMNTKLGEAARKYLAERQVSADMIEQFNLGFAPGDQVLQSFFAERKTDYQTLRKTGLFIEDQDGNLKDRFANRLMFPIKNANGAVVGFSGRLLQISDSLPKYLNSPETELFNKRRVLYNYDVARKAARKSQRLLLLEGFMDVISAMQAGIDFGVASMGTSLTEEQIYDLKRVTSNVDICYDGDVPGQKAINRAVSLLEQTTQFNIGVIQIPGGMDPDEYRRKYGAAGLQKIVKTGREPVIKFRLRYLRSQFNLEQETEKIEYAKQATKLIATLDSSVERGVYLKDLATDLDFDQASLQEQCEQDRKRQRTEPRQLNHVVEVSEPLQREQSRYSRVENAERQLLVAMLHDSNVWTRVINQPDFSFVHDDYQQLYLFAQEFFREHPNYQSAEFSNFVGEAHLQSVLAELEMTPAYDHSSNQAVVDCVKIIQQDAPLVAQIKAIKHEFEVAQQTGNELQQLKLAADLIKLQQQLDQLKSTND, encoded by the coding sequence GTGCCTAAGCTTCCAGAAGAATTTGTGGAAAAAGTTCGAACGAGCACTAATATTACTGATGAAGTTAGTAAATACGTCCAGTTAAAAAAGGCTGGAAAGAACCTCTTTGGGCTTTGTCCCTTTCACGAGGAACGGACGCCTTCCTTTTCAGTGAATGAAGAGAAACAAATCTTTCACTGTTTTAGTTGTGGTCGGGGTGGTAACGTTTTTACCTTTTTGATGGATTTGAAGGGGATGTCATTTCCAGAGGCCGTGGAAGCGGTTGCTAAAGATGATGGCATCGAACTACCCACGTCAATTACCAATGCGGGTGTTAGTCTCCACCAACAAAAACAGCAACCGCTAATTGAAGCTCATCAAGCTGCCACCCAACTATACCATCACATTTTAATGAACACTAAACTAGGCGAAGCAGCGCGGAAATATCTGGCTGAGCGGCAGGTTAGCGCTGACATGATTGAACAATTTAACCTCGGCTTTGCCCCCGGGGATCAAGTTTTGCAGTCTTTTTTTGCAGAACGAAAAACTGACTACCAAACGTTACGGAAGACCGGACTATTTATTGAAGATCAGGATGGCAACCTCAAAGATCGGTTTGCCAACCGGTTGATGTTTCCCATTAAAAATGCAAATGGCGCGGTCGTGGGTTTTTCCGGTCGGCTGTTACAAATCAGTGATAGTTTACCTAAGTACTTAAACAGTCCGGAAACGGAATTGTTTAATAAGCGCCGGGTCCTCTATAACTACGACGTGGCGCGGAAAGCCGCCCGTAAGTCGCAACGATTGTTGCTGTTGGAAGGGTTTATGGACGTCATTTCGGCAATGCAAGCGGGGATTGACTTTGGCGTGGCATCCATGGGAACGAGTCTCACTGAGGAACAAATTTACGATTTAAAGCGCGTCACTAGTAACGTGGATATTTGTTACGACGGGGACGTGCCGGGGCAAAAAGCGATTAATCGTGCTGTAAGTTTGTTAGAACAAACAACCCAGTTTAACATCGGTGTAATTCAAATTCCTGGGGGCATGGATCCGGACGAATACCGGAGAAAATACGGCGCTGCTGGACTCCAAAAAATTGTGAAAACAGGACGCGAACCGGTCATTAAGTTCCGACTGCGCTACTTACGTTCGCAATTTAACCTCGAACAAGAAACGGAAAAAATTGAGTATGCCAAGCAGGCCACGAAACTGATTGCAACTTTAGATAGTTCCGTGGAACGAGGGGTTTATCTCAAAGACTTGGCGACTGATTTGGACTTTGACCAAGCGAGTCTGCAGGAACAGTGTGAACAGGATCGCAAACGGCAACGGACGGAACCGCGGCAGCTTAACCATGTTGTGGAAGTGTCCGAACCGTTACAACGAGAGCAATCGCGTTATTCTCGAGTCGAAAATGCAGAACGTCAGTTGTTGGTAGCAATGTTGCATGATTCAAACGTGTGGACGCGGGTGATTAACCAACCAGACTTTAGTTTTGTCCACGATGATTACCAACAGTTATATTTATTTGCGCAGGAATTCTTTCGCGAGCATCCCAACTATCAATCTGCGGAATTTAGCAATTTTGTGGGCGAAGCTCATTTACAGTCGGTCTTAGCCGAATTAGAAATGACGCCAGCCTACGATCATTCTAGCAATCAAGCGGTGGTAGATTGTGTTAAAATAATACAGCAAGACGCTCCGTTAGTCGCACAAATTAAGGCCATTAAACATGAATTTGAAGTGGCCCAACAAACCGGTAACGAATTGCAACAACTAAAGTTGGCGGCTGATCTAATTAAACTACAACAGCAATTGGATCAGTTGAAGTCAACTAATGATTAA
- a CDS encoding diacylglycerol kinase family protein, giving the protein MDSKNKRQITKNKNFAQALGHAWDGFYLIFFRERNFRIHLLAMALVIIAGLVLRVNRTTWLWLLLACFLVLSAEILNTLVEYLVDLMVGPHFDPTAKKIKDIAAGGVLFTAGTAAVIGVIVLWPYFGSLLPV; this is encoded by the coding sequence ATGGACTCAAAAAATAAGCGGCAAATTACTAAAAATAAGAATTTTGCGCAAGCCTTAGGACATGCGTGGGACGGTTTTTACTTAATTTTCTTTCGGGAACGAAACTTTCGCATTCATCTCTTAGCCATGGCACTGGTAATCATTGCCGGGTTGGTTTTACGGGTGAATCGAACCACTTGGTTATGGTTATTATTGGCTTGTTTTTTGGTTCTAAGTGCTGAAATTTTAAATACCTTGGTGGAATACCTGGTGGATTTAATGGTGGGACCGCACTTTGATCCGACCGCTAAAAAAATTAAGGATATCGCAGCCGGTGGCGTGCTCTTTACCGCTGGAACGGCGGCGGTGATTGGCGTCATTGTTTTGTGGCCCTATTTTGGGTCCCTGTTACCAGTTTGA
- the rpoD gene encoding RNA polymerase sigma factor RpoD, which translates to MAERKAQKKTELKKSTPKAKSKHTAKQAELKQELKKDFDKDGYHKVYQALVKKYKKIGHITYTVLEEEMQVPFDLKKKQMNELMEKVEDDGISIVDENGEPDPRALDAAKKVTQKELKNASSSQGVKINDPVRMYLKEIGRVPLLTADEEVQLALRIEAGDEEAKQELAEANLRLVVSIAKRYVGRGMQFLDLIQEGNMGLMKAVEKFDYRKGFKFSTYATWWIRQAITRAIADQARTIRIPVHMVETINKLIRVQRQLLQDLGREPLPIEIGAEMDMPTSKVRNILKISQEPVSLETPIGEEDDSHLGDFIEDKEATSPEDHASYELLKEQLEGVLDTLTDREENVLRLRFGLDDGRTRTLEEVGKVFGVTRERIRQIEAKALRKLRHPSRSKQLKDFLD; encoded by the coding sequence ATGGCAGAACGAAAAGCACAGAAAAAAACAGAACTGAAAAAATCTACTCCCAAAGCCAAAAGTAAGCACACTGCTAAACAAGCCGAACTGAAGCAAGAACTAAAAAAAGATTTTGATAAGGATGGTTACCACAAGGTTTACCAGGCCTTGGTGAAAAAATACAAAAAAATTGGGCACATTACCTACACGGTTCTAGAAGAGGAAATGCAGGTTCCATTTGATTTAAAGAAAAAACAAATGAACGAGCTGATGGAAAAGGTCGAAGACGACGGGATTAGCATCGTTGACGAAAATGGTGAACCAGATCCTCGGGCATTAGACGCGGCTAAAAAAGTGACCCAAAAGGAACTGAAAAACGCTTCTAGTTCACAAGGAGTAAAGATTAACGATCCTGTGCGGATGTACCTGAAGGAAATTGGACGGGTACCTTTGCTAACGGCAGATGAAGAAGTTCAACTAGCCTTACGGATTGAAGCCGGTGATGAAGAGGCCAAACAAGAGTTGGCCGAAGCTAACCTCCGATTGGTGGTTTCGATTGCTAAGCGGTACGTGGGTCGAGGAATGCAGTTCCTGGATCTGATTCAAGAAGGAAACATGGGACTGATGAAGGCCGTTGAAAAGTTTGATTACCGCAAGGGATTTAAATTCTCAACGTATGCTACTTGGTGGATTCGGCAGGCAATTACCCGAGCAATCGCTGATCAAGCACGGACCATTCGAATTCCGGTTCACATGGTGGAAACGATTAACAAGTTAATTCGGGTCCAACGGCAACTCCTACAAGACTTAGGCAGGGAGCCACTTCCGATTGAAATTGGGGCCGAAATGGACATGCCAACTTCAAAAGTGAGAAACATCCTGAAGATTTCACAAGAACCCGTTTCATTAGAAACTCCAATTGGGGAAGAGGATGACTCCCATCTCGGGGACTTCATTGAAGATAAGGAAGCCACTAGCCCAGAAGACCATGCTTCTTACGAGTTGTTAAAGGAACAACTGGAAGGCGTCTTGGATACGTTGACCGACCGGGAAGAAAACGTACTGCGGTTACGGTTTGGTCTTGATGATGGCCGGACCAGAACCTTAGAAGAAGTCGGAAAGGTCTTTGGGGTCACCCGGGAACGAATTCGGCAAATTGAAGCCAAGGCACTCAGAAAGTTGCGCCATCCATCACGGAGCAAACAACTAAAGGACTTTTTAGACTAA
- the recO gene encoding DNA repair protein RecO, with protein sequence MVNTRSRPFHGILLYRQNYREHDMLVKFFTAEAGKKMFFIRGARRSKFKMTADILPFSYGTYDGSLKKQGLSYISAAKQVKHFTQISDDLMLNAYATYVMGLVDAAFSDGVAAPHWFDQLFYALNLINNGFDPAIITNIMEVQLLPVFGIAPQLKRCAVCGRKAHTYDYSEQLGGLICERHFADDPHRLHLEPRTIYYLQLFSVVDLQKIGKINVNQRTKQQLQQVLDQLYDNEVGLNLKSKKFLRQMKHWSVGTSGSR encoded by the coding sequence ATGGTTAATACCAGAAGTCGTCCCTTCCATGGGATTTTGTTGTACCGCCAAAATTATCGGGAACACGATATGCTAGTGAAGTTTTTTACGGCCGAAGCTGGCAAAAAAATGTTTTTTATCCGGGGAGCCCGGCGGTCCAAATTTAAAATGACGGCCGATATTCTTCCCTTTAGCTACGGAACTTACGACGGCAGCTTGAAAAAGCAGGGGTTATCATATATTTCAGCTGCTAAGCAGGTGAAACATTTTACCCAAATTAGTGATGATTTAATGTTGAATGCGTATGCAACTTATGTAATGGGACTAGTCGACGCCGCCTTTAGCGATGGGGTCGCTGCCCCACACTGGTTTGATCAACTGTTTTACGCATTAAACCTGATTAATAACGGATTTGATCCGGCAATTATTACTAATATCATGGAGGTGCAGCTACTCCCGGTGTTTGGGATTGCTCCACAACTTAAACGGTGTGCTGTTTGTGGTCGAAAAGCGCATACTTATGATTATTCTGAACAACTAGGGGGACTGATTTGTGAGCGCCATTTTGCAGACGATCCGCATCGACTGCATTTGGAACCCCGCACCATTTACTATTTACAGTTGTTTTCGGTGGTTGACTTACAAAAAATTGGCAAGATTAACGTAAACCAACGGACCAAACAGCAACTTCAACAAGTTTTAGACCAGCTTTATGATAATGAAGTGGGTTTAAACTTAAAGAGTAAAAAATTTTTACGGCAGATGAAGCACTGGTCCGTGGGGACGAGTGGTTCTCGTTGA
- the era gene encoding GTPase Era, translating to MSTAFKSGFVAIVGRPNVGKSTFLNRVVGQKVAIMSDKAQTTRNKIQGIYTTNESQIVFLDTPGIHKPQNKLDEYMDQAALSSLQEVEAVLFMVSAIETRGAGDNYIIDQLKKVKTPVYLIINKIDEVDPNQLLPIMDTYKKAYPWADVFPISALKGNNVDQLLDSLVKILPEGPQYYPDDQITDHPERFIVQEIIREKILENTRQEIPHSVAVYVEWMRPNDAGKLQIEASIIVERDGQKGIIVGKGGQRLKYISVGARREIEKLLGTKVNLKLWVHVQSGWRDKATALNNLGYSSKNDY from the coding sequence ATGAGTACAGCGTTTAAGTCTGGATTTGTGGCCATTGTAGGTCGTCCGAACGTCGGTAAATCGACCTTTTTGAATCGCGTGGTGGGGCAAAAGGTGGCCATCATGAGTGACAAGGCCCAAACAACGCGGAATAAAATTCAGGGAATTTATACCACGAATGAAAGTCAGATTGTGTTTTTGGATACACCAGGAATTCATAAACCGCAAAATAAATTGGATGAATATATGGATCAGGCGGCGTTATCTTCGCTTCAAGAGGTAGAGGCCGTATTATTCATGGTCAGTGCCATTGAAACTCGAGGTGCTGGGGATAATTACATCATCGATCAATTGAAAAAGGTGAAAACCCCGGTGTACTTAATCATTAATAAGATTGATGAAGTGGATCCCAATCAACTCTTACCCATTATGGATACGTACAAGAAGGCCTATCCATGGGCTGATGTCTTTCCGATTTCTGCTTTAAAGGGAAATAACGTGGATCAACTATTAGATTCCCTCGTTAAAATTCTCCCTGAAGGACCCCAGTACTATCCGGATGATCAGATCACTGATCATCCCGAACGTTTTATTGTTCAAGAGATTATCCGGGAAAAGATTTTAGAGAATACCCGCCAGGAAATCCCGCACTCAGTGGCTGTATACGTTGAGTGGATGCGACCGAATGATGCTGGCAAGCTGCAGATTGAGGCCTCCATCATCGTGGAACGAGACGGACAAAAGGGAATTATTGTCGGCAAAGGGGGCCAACGCCTGAAGTACATTAGCGTAGGGGCGCGCCGTGAAATTGAAAAATTACTGGGGACCAAGGTTAATTTAAAGCTCTGGGTCCACGTGCAGTCGGGCTGGCGCGATAAAGCGACGGCCTTAAACAACTTAGGTTACAGCTCTAAAAATGATTATTAA
- a CDS encoding tRNA (adenine(22)-N(1))-methyltransferase, which translates to MTEQHLSRRLQAVAELVPRVATLADIGSDHAYLPAYLLQQQVIQTAIAGEVRPGPLANAQREITKLGLQAVMQARLGDGLAVIEPADHVDVIVIAGMGGELITDILTDGQAKLANHPALLLQPNVDENRVRRWLMQHQYQITAEQLVEDSGHFYEMMRAEFTPVPATLSTMEINFGPYLLAAKSSTFQQKWHSRLQKSQAILTQLEASQSHPQAKITAMRRKVAAIQEVLNDNR; encoded by the coding sequence ATGACAGAACAGCATTTATCAAGACGGTTACAGGCTGTGGCGGAATTAGTGCCTCGGGTAGCTACACTAGCGGACATTGGCTCGGATCATGCGTATTTACCTGCTTATTTACTGCAACAGCAGGTGATTCAAACGGCCATTGCTGGTGAAGTTCGGCCGGGTCCGTTAGCGAATGCTCAGCGTGAGATTACAAAACTGGGATTACAAGCCGTAATGCAAGCCCGGCTTGGGGATGGCTTGGCGGTGATTGAACCGGCTGACCACGTTGATGTGATTGTGATCGCTGGCATGGGTGGTGAACTGATTACTGACATTCTAACGGATGGGCAAGCCAAGCTAGCGAACCATCCGGCGCTCTTGTTACAGCCAAACGTGGACGAAAACAGGGTACGCCGCTGGTTAATGCAACATCAGTATCAGATTACCGCGGAACAACTGGTAGAAGATAGTGGTCATTTTTACGAAATGATGCGAGCCGAATTTACCCCAGTACCAGCGACGTTGAGTACGATGGAAATTAACTTTGGTCCCTACTTGTTAGCCGCTAAAAGCTCGACCTTTCAGCAAAAATGGCATTCCCGGTTACAGAAAAGCCAAGCCATTTTAACGCAGTTAGAAGCATCGCAGAGCCATCCGCAGGCTAAAATTACAGCCATGCGGCGGAAGGTAGCAGCCATTCAGGAGGTTCTTAATGACAACCGTTAA
- a CDS encoding PhoH family protein, with protein MIENFEYQKQLPLNNPNDQAVLFGTQDALVKIIEEELQTSIRYANGIVKIEGHDEADVQLTHDILFNLLKLIHAGIHPTESDYVSAVNLGRQGRISSLPDLYNQVLIKDNKGKPVRVKNFGQRQYIQAINQHDITFGIGPAGTGKTYLAVVMAVAALKKGKVDKIVLTRPAVEAGESLGFLPGDLKEKVDPYLRPLYDSLYAILGKDHTDRLIERGVIEIAPLAYMRGRTLENAFVILDEAQNTTNPQMKMFLTRLGFNSKMIVNGDIQQIDLKGNVASGLVTAPHILANIDDIAVVRMTAADVVRNPVVAKIITAYEAE; from the coding sequence TTGATTGAAAATTTTGAATATCAAAAACAATTACCGCTGAACAATCCCAATGATCAAGCAGTGCTCTTTGGAACTCAAGATGCGTTAGTTAAAATTATTGAGGAAGAATTGCAAACTTCGATTCGCTATGCCAATGGCATCGTGAAAATCGAAGGTCATGATGAAGCAGACGTGCAGTTGACTCATGATATTTTGTTTAACCTTTTAAAATTGATTCACGCCGGCATTCATCCGACCGAAAGCGATTACGTTTCCGCCGTGAACCTTGGGCGCCAAGGACGAATTAGTTCTTTGCCGGATCTTTATAATCAGGTCTTGATTAAAGATAACAAGGGTAAGCCGGTGCGGGTCAAGAACTTTGGGCAGCGTCAATATATTCAAGCAATTAATCAACATGACATTACCTTTGGAATTGGTCCTGCCGGAACTGGGAAAACTTACCTCGCCGTGGTGATGGCAGTGGCTGCCCTTAAAAAGGGAAAAGTCGATAAGATTGTTTTGACTAGACCTGCAGTGGAAGCTGGGGAAAGTCTCGGTTTCTTACCTGGGGACCTGAAGGAAAAGGTTGATCCGTACCTGCGGCCGTTGTACGATTCTCTGTATGCCATTTTAGGGAAAGATCATACGGATCGCTTGATTGAACGGGGTGTGATTGAAATCGCACCGTTGGCTTACATGCGGGGTCGAACGTTGGAGAATGCCTTTGTGATTTTGGATGAAGCGCAAAACACTACGAATCCCCAGATGAAAATGTTTTTAACCCGGCTGGGCTTTAATTCTAAAATGATTGTCAATGGTGATATTCAACAAATTGATCTGAAGGGAAACGTTGCGAGTGGGTTGGTAACCGCTCCCCACATCCTAGCCAACATTGATGACATTGCGGTGGTTCGAATGACAGCAGCCGATGTGGTGCGAAATCCAGTGGTTGCTAAAATCATTACCGCTTATGAAGCCGAATAA
- the rpsU gene encoding 30S ribosomal protein S21 — MSKTVVRKNESLEDALRRFKRTVSKSGTLQEFRKREFYEKPSVKRKLKSEAARKRNNKKKKRRNNF, encoded by the coding sequence ATGTCAAAAACCGTTGTTCGTAAGAACGAATCTCTTGAAGATGCTCTTCGTCGCTTTAAACGGACTGTTTCAAAAAGCGGAACTCTCCAGGAATTTCGTAAACGTGAATTTTACGAAAAGCCTAGCGTTAAACGTAAATTAAAATCAGAAGCAGCAAGAAAACGTAACAATAAAAAGAAAAAGCGTCGTAACAACTTCTAA
- the ybeY gene encoding rRNA maturation RNase YbeY has protein sequence MDLEIYDETKDQVPATQIELIKNLLDYAAQTLDLSDNTEMSVTLVNNDRIQEINREYRNVDRATDVISFAIEDDTDGEFPMIMDDELRAEIPENLGDIFVSVDKVKEQADFLGHSEDRELGFLVVHGFLHLNGYDHMQPEDEAVMFPLQRKILDNYGLKK, from the coding sequence ATGGATTTAGAAATTTACGATGAAACCAAAGACCAGGTGCCAGCGACGCAGATTGAACTAATTAAAAATTTGTTGGACTATGCGGCTCAGACGTTGGACTTGTCTGACAATACGGAAATGTCAGTGACTTTAGTTAACAACGATCGAATTCAGGAAATTAACCGGGAATACCGCAACGTTGATCGCGCCACTGACGTGATTAGTTTTGCAATTGAAGACGATACGGACGGTGAGTTTCCGATGATCATGGATGATGAGTTGCGGGCAGAGATTCCCGAAAATTTGGGAGATATTTTTGTCAGCGTGGATAAGGTCAAAGAACAAGCAGACTTTTTGGGTCACTCAGAGGATCGGGAACTCGGTTTCTTGGTAGTGCATGGTTTTTTGCATTTGAATGGCTATGACCACATGCAGCCAGAAGATGAAGCAGTGATGTTCCCTCTCCAACGAAAGATTTTAGATAATTATGGACTCAAAAAATAA
- the glyQ gene encoding glycine--tRNA ligase subunit alpha, whose product MTKKLSMQAIGTKLKEYWGKQGCMIMDAYDTEKGAGTMSPFTFLRAIGPEPWNVCYVEPSRRPADGRYGENPNRLYQHHQFQVLMKPSPDNIQDLYIHSLEELGINPLEHDIRFVEDNWENPSMGCAGVGWEVWLDGMEVTQFTYFQVVGGLQMDPVAVEITYGMERLASYIQDVNNVFDLEWSDGVKYGDIFKEPEYEHSKYSFEESDQAMLHELFDAYEKEAQRLIKLGLVHPAYDYVLKCSHTFNQLDARGAVSVTERAGYLARIRKMAHGIAQAFVEERRKLGFPLIKDEQTREAVLAKYTQKRTENLKRQAKQKGDDK is encoded by the coding sequence ATGACCAAAAAGTTGTCAATGCAAGCAATTGGAACGAAATTAAAAGAATACTGGGGTAAGCAGGGTTGCATGATTATGGATGCTTACGACACGGAAAAAGGGGCCGGAACCATGAGTCCCTTTACCTTTTTGCGGGCAATTGGACCAGAACCGTGGAACGTTTGTTACGTAGAACCATCCAGACGGCCAGCTGATGGTCGTTACGGGGAAAACCCGAACCGGCTTTACCAACACCACCAATTTCAAGTGCTGATGAAACCATCTCCTGACAACATTCAAGATCTCTACATTCATTCGTTAGAAGAATTGGGGATTAATCCGTTAGAACATGACATTCGGTTCGTGGAAGACAACTGGGAAAACCCATCTATGGGTTGTGCCGGAGTTGGTTGGGAAGTTTGGCTGGATGGAATGGAAGTTACCCAGTTTACTTATTTCCAAGTAGTGGGTGGCTTACAAATGGATCCCGTAGCCGTTGAAATTACCTACGGAATGGAACGCTTAGCTTCTTACATTCAAGACGTTAATAACGTCTTTGATTTGGAGTGGTCTGATGGAGTGAAGTATGGTGATATTTTTAAGGAACCGGAATACGAACACTCTAAGTATAGCTTTGAAGAAAGTGATCAGGCCATGTTGCACGAGCTGTTTGATGCCTACGAAAAAGAAGCTCAACGCCTCATCAAACTGGGACTGGTTCATCCGGCTTACGACTACGTGTTAAAGTGTAGTCATACCTTTAACCAATTGGATGCTCGTGGAGCAGTTTCCGTTACCGAACGGGCCGGCTACTTAGCGCGGATTCGGAAGATGGCGCACGGCATCGCACAGGCCTTTGTAGAAGAACGCCGCAAACTAGGTTTCCCGTTAATCAAAGATGAACAGACTCGGGAAGCTGTTCTAGCTAAATATACGCAAAAAAGAACAGAAAACTTGAAACGCCAAGCAAAACAAAAGGGGGATGACAAATAA
- the glyS gene encoding glycine--tRNA ligase subunit beta encodes MTRNFLLEIGLEEMPAHVVTPSIKELQAKVAQFLKEERISYDRIKPFSTPRRLALEIDGLAAKQPDIDEEVKGPAKKIAQTEDGQWSKAAIGFTKGQGVTTDEITFKNVKGTDYVFVNKHVAGKPVSEVLLGLVNVIKSMNFPTMMKWGTHHFQFVRPIKWMVALLDDEVLPLEIVDVKAGRTTQGHRFLGQPVELKTVADYEPRLKEQFVLVDAKERKQRIKEQILAIAKEHDWQIPVDDELLEEVNNLVEWPTSFAGDFDERFLSIPREVLITSMRDHQRFFFVEDQAGNLLPHFVSVRNGNADHLDNVIAGNEKVLAARLYDAEFFYQEDQQHDIDYFVNKMKDVTFHDQISSMYDKMQRVQVIAKLIGEQVGLNAIQLAHLQRAAEIYKFDLVTGMVGEFAELQGIMGEKYALLQGEDPEVAQAIREHYEPIAADGELPASKVGAVLAVADKLDSILTFFAAGMIPSGSNDPYALRRQATGIVRIVTKEQWTLPILPLLQLIVKKEQATDVLPKVDQAPVFKPVVEFLKDRIKKELKDAGVRYDLVNAAVDATNTDINYNEQSAHVLQTNADQADFKAVIEALTRVTRIATKADSDVDAQTVDSSLFENDSEQQLYDAVQKLQADFVSQSAEQAYVALAKLQPLIDAYFDATMVMSENPVVRDNRLAELTQLSALIMHFADVEAVMVK; translated from the coding sequence ATGACACGTAATTTTCTACTAGAAATTGGTTTAGAGGAAATGCCGGCGCACGTTGTAACCCCCAGCATTAAGGAGTTACAAGCCAAGGTCGCTCAGTTTTTAAAAGAAGAGCGGATTAGTTATGACCGGATCAAACCATTTTCGACTCCCCGGCGTTTGGCGTTAGAAATTGATGGCCTAGCCGCTAAACAGCCAGACATTGATGAAGAGGTTAAAGGTCCGGCCAAAAAGATTGCTCAAACAGAGGACGGACAATGGAGTAAGGCGGCCATTGGTTTTACCAAAGGACAAGGGGTAACCACTGACGAAATTACCTTTAAAAACGTCAAAGGAACCGACTACGTCTTTGTTAATAAACACGTTGCCGGAAAACCCGTTAGCGAAGTATTATTGGGCTTGGTAAATGTGATTAAATCCATGAATTTCCCCACCATGATGAAGTGGGGAACCCATCACTTCCAATTTGTGCGACCCATTAAGTGGATGGTTGCTCTATTAGATGATGAAGTGCTACCACTAGAAATCGTGGACGTGAAAGCGGGTCGAACCACGCAGGGGCACCGTTTCTTAGGTCAACCGGTCGAACTAAAAACCGTCGCTGATTACGAGCCACGCTTAAAAGAACAATTTGTTCTAGTTGATGCTAAGGAGCGCAAGCAACGGATTAAAGAACAAATTTTGGCAATTGCGAAGGAACACGATTGGCAAATTCCAGTTGACGACGAACTCTTGGAAGAAGTTAATAACTTAGTTGAATGGCCGACCAGCTTTGCCGGCGACTTTGACGAACGGTTCTTATCGATTCCTAGGGAAGTTTTGATCACTTCGATGCGGGACCACCAACGGTTCTTCTTCGTCGAGGATCAAGCGGGTAACTTATTGCCCCACTTTGTGTCGGTTCGAAACGGGAACGCAGATCACCTAGACAACGTGATTGCTGGAAACGAAAAGGTTCTAGCTGCTCGTCTGTATGATGCTGAGTTCTTCTATCAAGAAGATCAACAACACGACATTGACTACTTTGTGAACAAGATGAAGGATGTTACTTTCCACGATCAGATTTCCTCAATGTACGACAAGATGCAACGGGTCCAGGTAATTGCCAAACTGATTGGAGAACAAGTCGGTCTAAACGCAATCCAGTTAGCTCACCTGCAACGTGCTGCTGAAATTTACAAATTTGACCTAGTGACCGGAATGGTCGGCGAATTTGCCGAATTGCAAGGAATCATGGGCGAAAAGTACGCGCTCTTGCAAGGAGAAGATCCAGAAGTAGCTCAAGCGATTCGGGAACACTACGAACCTATTGCTGCCGACGGTGAATTACCGGCTTCAAAGGTAGGGGCCGTTTTGGCCGTTGCCGACAAACTAGACAGCATTTTAACCTTCTTTGCAGCTGGAATGATTCCGAGTGGTTCCAATGATCCGTATGCCTTACGGCGTCAAGCAACTGGAATTGTGCGAATTGTAACTAAGGAACAATGGACCTTACCAATTTTGCCGTTGCTCCAACTGATTGTGAAAAAAGAACAAGCTACCGACGTGCTGCCGAAGGTTGATCAAGCTCCGGTGTTTAAGCCAGTGGTTGAATTTTTAAAGGACCGGATTAAGAAAGAGCTAAAGGATGCCGGCGTTCGATACGATCTCGTCAATGCAGCTGTAGATGCCACTAATACTGACATTAATTACAACGAACAGAGTGCGCATGTTTTGCAAACAAATGCGGATCAAGCTGACTTTAAGGCAGTAATTGAAGCCTTAACCCGGGTAACACGAATTGCCACGAAAGCAGATAGCGACGTTGATGCCCAGACAGTAGATTCAAGTCTCTTTGAAAACGACTCAGAGCAGCAGCTGTACGATGCAGTGCAAAAGTTACAGGCTGATTTTGTTAGTCAGTCGGCAGAACAAGCTTATGTAGCATTGGCGAAGTTGCAACCGTTGATTGATGCATATTTTGACGCGACGATGGTTATGAGCGAAAACCCCGTGGTGCGGGATAATCGATTAGCAGAATTAACGCAGCTATCAGCTCTAATCATGCACTTTGCTGATGTAGAAGCGGTGATGGTGAAATAA